One Coprobacter fastidiosus genomic window, GGAGCTGAAGCATAATGACGATTTTAAAGGCGTGGACATTGCTTTTACTTCTGCCGGTGCAGGAACATCAAAAGAGTTTGAATCGACGATTACGAAATATGGAGCTGTGATGATCGATAACTCGAGCGCTTTTCGTATGGATGACGATGTGCCTTTGGTAGTTCCGGAGGTGAATGGGCCGGATGCAAAAATTCGTCCTCGAGGAGTAATTGCTAATCCGAATTGTACGACAATTCAGATGGTTGTAGCGTTGAAAGCTATCGAGGATTTGTCTCATATAAAGGCCGTACATGTAGCTACGTATCAGGCTGCCAGCGGTGCTGGAGCATCGGCAATGGCAGAGTTGGTTCATCAATATGAAGAGTTGATGAAGGGAGATAAACCGACGGTAGAGAAATTTTATTATCAGTTGGCATATAACGTAATTCCTCAGGTAGATGTGTTTACCGATACATTGTATACGAAGGAGGAGATGAAAATGTACAACGAGACGCGGAAAATTATGCATTCAGATGTGAAAGTGAGTGCTATGTGCGTACGTGTTCCGGTTATGCGTGCTCATTCAGAGTCTATTTGGGTAGAAACCGAGCGTCCTATTTCGGTTGCTGAGGCACGTGAGGCATTTTCTAAAGCGGAGGGCGTTGTTTTAATGGATGATCTTGCAAACAAGATATATCCTATGCCGCTCGATATTGCTGGAAAAGATCCTGTGTATGTCGGTCGTGTGCGTGAGGATCTTGCTAATCCGAACGGGTTGACATTTTGGACTGTGAGTGATCAGATAAAGAAAGGTGCTGCACTGAACGCTGTACAGATTGCCGAGTATTTGATCCGGGAAAATGCTCTTTGATAAGAAACAGATTAGTCATAACATAACAATTAGTTGATGCGAGGCGACTCATATGATGAGTCGCCTCGCATTGCTTAGAAAAGGTTTTTATATCGTAGAAGAGTTCTTTGTCGGATTGCCATTCTTTTTGAAGATTTATTTCGGATAGTTTCTTTTGAGTATGTTTTGTCGTTTTTATGAGGATAATAGAGGGTTACCTGACGAGCGAAAACGAGAAAATAGCCCGAGAGAAAATGTAAAAATGACTTGATAATATTTTCTGCATCGGAAAATAGAGGCAGGCTTTTAATTTATTGGAAAAGAAATATTATCTTTCGGTCTGTTTTCGGTTCTTTTCCTTCTTTTTGTTTCATTGTTTGAGAAGACTTCGGTGTTTGTGACTTGTGAAACCGAATATTCTTAGAAAAAGAGGCCAAAAGATTTTCTCAAAATAAATTAAAAACAGTTTCTAAAAACCTGACTTATGGAAAAAGGAAATTATCCTACCGATTTGGATAGTCTTTTTAGAATAATAGATGAAGAGATTTGTTGTTCGGAGGATTCCAAAAAACCTTTGATCGGTATAACTACATATACGAAAGAGGGGGCTTCTTGTGTCGCTAATCTTTATGTAAATTCGGTTATTAAGGCCGGCGGCAGCCCGGTACTTATTCCATTGTGTGATGATATTGCCTTGTTGTCGGGGATTGTAGCTCGTTTGGACGGGTTGCTGCTAACAGGAGGAGGGGATATTTCTCCTTTGTTTTTGAATGAAGAGCCTCATCCGAAACTTCAAGATGTGGATTTGTCTCGGGATTGTTGGGAGATTGCAGTGTTACGTATGGCTTCTTTAAGGCAAATTCCGATCTTTGGAATTTGTAGAGGACATCAGTTGATTAATGCTGTGTTCGGAGGAAAAAATTATCAGGATATTCCGAGCCAACATTTAGGAGAGGCCATTCAGCATTCCCAGAAACAGCCCCGCGAATTCGTGTCGCATACGGTTACCGTAAAGCCGGATACTTTGTTGGCTTCATTGATCGGTGAGGGACGTATAGCTGTAAATTCTATTCATCATCAAGGGGTGTGGGAAGTTGCTCCGGGATTTATCGAGAGCGCAGTTGCGCCTGATGGTGTCAATGAAGGCATGGAGTCTAAAACAGCGTCTATTTTTAGTGTGCAGTGGCATCCTGAAGGTTTGGTGTGTGCCGGCAATAAGAAGATGTTGAATTTGTTTGTTCATTTGGTTAAAGAGGCGGAAATATATGCTCGAGCGAAAAATTTTCATCTTCGACATGTCTCATTAGATTCTCATTGTGATACTCCTATGTTTTTCCCTGATAAGATAGATATAGGGATCAGGGATACACGCTTGAAGGTCGATTTGCCTAAGATGAGGGACGGGCAGATCGATGCGGAATGTATGGTGGCTTATTTGCCTCAGAAGGAACGGGATGATGTTGCTCTTGAAGCTGCTACCCGAAAGGCTGATGCTATATTGAATGAATTGAAACGCCAGATTTCCGTACATCAGGATAGGGTCGGACAGGCATTTTCAAGAAAAGATCTTATTGAATTGAAACGAGTCGGGAAGAAGGCTGTTTTTTTAGGGATTGAAAATGGGTATGCTATCGGAAAAGATATTTCTAATTTGTCTCGTTTCAGGGATATGGGAGTCGTATATATGACTCTGTGCCATAATGGGAATAACGACATTTGCGATTCTGCCAGCGGTGAACCTGAGCATAATGGATTGAGTGATTTCGGGAAAAGTGTGGTGCGAGAGATGAATCGGATAGGAATGATGGTGGATCTTTCTCATGCTTCGGAAAAATCTTTTTATGATGCGTTGGAAGTGAGTTCAGCTCCGATTATAGCATCGCATTCATCATGCCGTGCTATTTGTGACCATCGGCGAAATTTGACTGATGAGCAGATCGTTGCTTTAGCCCGCCACGGAGGTGTTGTCCAGATTTGTTTGTATTTGAATTTTCTCACTTCAAAGGAGAATACTGATGTAAAATGTATCGTAGAGCATATCAATCATGTTGTAAAACTGGTGGGTGTGGATTATGTCGGCATTGGCTCTGATTTTGACGGAGGAGGGGGAATTCCGGGATGTGATGCCGCAAATGAGTTGATAAATATTACTAAAGAATTGATTCGGCAGGGATATTCGGAGAACGATCTTGCAAAAATATGGGGAGGGAACTTTTTGCGTGTGATGGATCAGGTGCAACGGGTTTATTGATCTTACCCCTTAAAAAGTGTAAACAAACGGATCGTTTTACTGTATTCGTAGAAAAATCCTGTATCTTTACAAGGTTTTCTTGCTTATGAAAGACGGTGTCTGTTCTAAAAAGAAATAAGATGTCTATAAATATGTTTAACCGAAAACGAATGTTCGTCCCTCTTCTCTGTGTAGCGGGACTATTACTGTTTCAATTGGTTTCTTGTAAAAATAAAACTGTTTCGTCATCTGTTCAAGAGAGTGTCCCTGTTGTCGATGTCCCTGTTTTTAATGCAGATAGTGCGTATTCATATATGCAAAAGCAAGTAGATTTTGGGTATCGAATACCCAATACTCCGGAACATTTGGCTACGGCTTCTTATCTGGCTTCGGAATTGAACCGTCATGGTGCAGAGGTACAGGTGCAGGATGCAGATGTGGTTGCTTTTGACGGGACTGTATTGCATGCGAAGAACATAATAGGAATTTTTAGTCCTGAGAAAACGGATCGAATATTGCTGTTCGCACATTGGGATAGTCGTCCTTTTGCCGATAATGATCCGGATGAGGCGAACCATCGGAAGCCTGTTTTGGGGGCTAACGATGGAGCTAGTGGTGTAGGAGCTTTGCTTGAAATTGCCCGGCAGATCGGAATGAAGTCTCCTCAAGTGGGTGTAGATATTATTTTTTTCGATGCAGAAGATTACGGTCAACCCTATTTTTCGACTCATTCTGAAGTGCAGGATTCTTGGGCATTGGGTACTCAATATTGGGTGCGTCGCCCGCATCGTCCCGGTTATCGGGCACGTTTCGGAATTTTGTTGGATATGGTAGGCGGGGAAAATGCTGTTTTTGCTCGTGAAAAAGCTTCATTACAGTATGCTCCGGGGATTGTTGATAAAGTTTGGAAGAAAGCACAGTCTTTAGGTTATGGGAAATATTTTTCCGATAATGAGGGGGGATACATTATCGATGATCATGTATATGTTAATAAAATGGGCATTCCGAGTATCGATATAATACAGTATGATGCATCTTCTGATTCGGGATTTAATCCGCAGTGGCATACGGTACACGATACGATGGATCATATCGATAAGGAGACTTTAAAGGCTGTCGGACAGACTGTATTGGCAGTTATATATAATGAGTAAATTAATGAACGGGATATGAAAACTATAAATGAATTACAGGATGAAATTGTAGAAGAGTTCTCGGCTTTTGACGATTGGATGGACAAATATGCTTTGTTGATCGACTTGGGCAACTCTTTGAAACCTTTGGATGAAAAATATAAAACCGAGAATAATCTGATTGAAGGATGCCAGAGCCGCGTGTGGCTACAGGCTGATTATAAAGATGGAAAGGTCTTTTTCCAAGGGGAAAGCGATGCCGTGATTGTGAAAGGTCTGGTTTCGTTGCTTATAAATGTTCTTTCGGGTCATACACCGGATGAAATATTGAATTCGGAATTGTATTTTATCGAGAAAATCGGTCTGAAGGAGCATTTGTCTCCGACCCGTTCAAACGGACTGTTGTCGATGGTGAAGCAGATGCATCTTTATGCGTTAGCTTTTAAAGTCAAGAATGAGAAATAACTACTTAAATAATTATTTAACTATAAATCTTACATTATGTTTAAAAAGCACCCTAAAGGATTAATTGCCGCGGCTCTTGCCAATATGGGAGAACGTTTTGGCTTTTATATTATGATGGCAATTCTGACGTTGTTTATTTCTGCAAAGTTCGGATTGTCTGAGACTACGACCGGAT contains:
- a CDS encoding M28 family peptidase; this encodes MSINMFNRKRMFVPLLCVAGLLLFQLVSCKNKTVSSSVQESVPVVDVPVFNADSAYSYMQKQVDFGYRIPNTPEHLATASYLASELNRHGAEVQVQDADVVAFDGTVLHAKNIIGIFSPEKTDRILLFAHWDSRPFADNDPDEANHRKPVLGANDGASGVGALLEIARQIGMKSPQVGVDIIFFDAEDYGQPYFSTHSEVQDSWALGTQYWVRRPHRPGYRARFGILLDMVGGENAVFAREKASLQYAPGIVDKVWKKAQSLGYGKYFSDNEGGYIIDDHVYVNKMGIPSIDIIQYDASSDSGFNPQWHTVHDTMDHIDKETLKAVGQTVLAVIYNE
- a CDS encoding aspartate-semialdehyde dehydrogenase — translated: MKVAIVGASGAVGQEFLRVLDERNFPVDELLLFGSSRSAGSEYVFRNKKIVVKELKHNDDFKGVDIAFTSAGAGTSKEFESTITKYGAVMIDNSSAFRMDDDVPLVVPEVNGPDAKIRPRGVIANPNCTTIQMVVALKAIEDLSHIKAVHVATYQAASGAGASAMAELVHQYEELMKGDKPTVEKFYYQLAYNVIPQVDVFTDTLYTKEEMKMYNETRKIMHSDVKVSAMCVRVPVMRAHSESIWVETERPISVAEAREAFSKAEGVVLMDDLANKIYPMPLDIAGKDPVYVGRVREDLANPNGLTFWTVSDQIKKGAALNAVQIAEYLIRENAL
- a CDS encoding SufE family protein — its product is MKTINELQDEIVEEFSAFDDWMDKYALLIDLGNSLKPLDEKYKTENNLIEGCQSRVWLQADYKDGKVFFQGESDAVIVKGLVSLLINVLSGHTPDEILNSELYFIEKIGLKEHLSPTRSNGLLSMVKQMHLYALAFKVKNEK
- a CDS encoding gamma-glutamyl-gamma-aminobutyrate hydrolase family protein encodes the protein MEKGNYPTDLDSLFRIIDEEICCSEDSKKPLIGITTYTKEGASCVANLYVNSVIKAGGSPVLIPLCDDIALLSGIVARLDGLLLTGGGDISPLFLNEEPHPKLQDVDLSRDCWEIAVLRMASLRQIPIFGICRGHQLINAVFGGKNYQDIPSQHLGEAIQHSQKQPREFVSHTVTVKPDTLLASLIGEGRIAVNSIHHQGVWEVAPGFIESAVAPDGVNEGMESKTASIFSVQWHPEGLVCAGNKKMLNLFVHLVKEAEIYARAKNFHLRHVSLDSHCDTPMFFPDKIDIGIRDTRLKVDLPKMRDGQIDAECMVAYLPQKERDDVALEAATRKADAILNELKRQISVHQDRVGQAFSRKDLIELKRVGKKAVFLGIENGYAIGKDISNLSRFRDMGVVYMTLCHNGNNDICDSASGEPEHNGLSDFGKSVVREMNRIGMMVDLSHASEKSFYDALEVSSAPIIASHSSCRAICDHRRNLTDEQIVALARHGGVVQICLYLNFLTSKENTDVKCIVEHINHVVKLVGVDYVGIGSDFDGGGGIPGCDAANELINITKELIRQGYSENDLAKIWGGNFLRVMDQVQRVY